DNA sequence from the Oryza brachyantha chromosome 5, ObraRS2, whole genome shotgun sequence genome:
AGCGAGAACGAAGTGAGTCCTCCCTCCCCACTGCAAGAAGGCAAGAAGCGGTGCTGTGTGCACCAATCCTAGATCAAGCAGCACGAGTATCCTCGTCAGTTCACAGCAAAGATACGCGAGGGATTTCATTTCAGCGGCTCATCAACccaccgacggcggcgtggaccgTTTCAAGAATCGCCGAAGCTTGCAGCAAGCCTTGAAACCGAACCCAAGAaaggggggaaaaaaaagaaggcatCACTCCGCTCGTCCAAACGAGATCAAAAGACACAGGGAAGGCAAAACGAAGGGGGGCGCGCGGAGGCAGGAGGGGGAATTACGCACATAcgaggtcgccggcgacggcgtacGACGAGTGGACGGAGAAAGGAGGGGCGAGGCGGGGCAGCAGGCGGAGCAAGGCGACGAACCTGCATAGGaggaaaccaaaaaaataataaaaaaaaatcagaagcCAAACGAGGTTACGAGGGATGGGACGCAGCGGTCGTCTCGGCTGCGGGTGAGCACCATCCGAGGGTCTGGACGGAGTTGTAGGAGAGGAGGTAGAGCTGCGCGGGGCGAGCCATGGCGGCTGCACTGCAGTGTGGTGCCTGCCTGACGATTGGCAATGGGGGGTGGGGGGTTCCTGTGGCTGCAGTTCTATGCACGGAAGCAGACGACGCATAATTTCACTATTATATCGGTCTGCGGCCGGTCAGTTCCACACCGAATTGCCTACGGTAAACTTCCGGCTTGTGTGAAGCTCAGCCAAATTTTGTAGGAGTACAAATACTTCCAATCGATAATTCAAAaggcaaaattttaaatatggttgtagtattttttttcctttaaaacAAACAACGTCGAATTAACGCTTATAAATCATTTGATACTTTTGAAGTTAGGCTAACCAACCTTTACACCTAACTAGAAAACATACATATTAAAACAAACCAAACTATGAAGGTTAACAAAGTCGATTGCACGTATAAGCGGACTTATCGTCTTACGATCGGTATTCTTGTACTGTTTAGGCTCACTAGCATCTAATATGATAACAGGGTATATAACTGAGTTGTTAGTATTTTGGACTCTAAGGCTCTATTTCAATGATTTTTTGGTGTTTCAGTAGTGGTATATCATTTATCAGCATCTAGGCCATGGGTGTCTCCAATTAACTTAGTTGCTTAGTCAGGAAGATAAACCATCAAGATCACGTGGGTTGTGAACCAATATCTCTATAGCCTAGACCAGATCCAAGGTTGTGTGAAAATGGTCCATGTGTCCATCACCCTATCCAATAATATGCTTAAGATGGACGGAATGTTCAAGACTCTAATTGTGTCAATTGACCAGATCAAGTTCATGCCTAGGGCTACTCGGAGACTGCCAGGTGACTTCTACATTAAAGCACAGGCATGTTGCCTAACCACACACGAACAAGATCATGACACCATTCTTAAGCTAGAGCTCTGGAGTCCATGACTCTGGCCTTCATGGGGACCGTCAAGTGTGTCTTGACCCATCAAGTCAAATGTAGGCATGTCACCTCCTTCGAGAGTGCACCCATGTAGCTACAACTAGGAAGGGAGGACAGATCCTATACCGTAGGTGTCAAGTTGCGAGAAACCCATGCTTCTTCGTGACGTTCTCATGCCGAAGACGGGTTGATGTGCTTAGACAGGTGCACGGGCTACAGAGCCCGTCCAACACATTAAATGTGATTCTCTCAAAGTTGCCTCTTAGCATTAatccaaagagatatgatgTATGCAAGTCTCTTAGACGTGTTTTTTGATCCACCTAAGAGATTGTGGAGATTGCAGTAGGCCTAGCAATGAGCCTCATGGGATGTCTATTGTTACTGTAGACCCGATGAGGAGTTCAACTATTTAGGTTAGGCGTGATTTTAATTGGAACTTTTGTCTCTTATTGAAGAGTGAGACCCAACAGTCATACGGTATAAAACACATCTTAAATTATGTAGCACAGTAGATAGAGAAGATTAGGAAGAGCACATAGGTTTCTATGCTAGCTCGAGAGCTTTGAAAAACCTATAAGAATTTTTCCAAGTGACCAAGAACAAAAGTGAAGATGTTATTTTTGAGAGGTCGAAACCTATGTAATATCAGGGTATTAAATATGGCATACACTGCGATTGTAAAAACATATCTCAGGAATACATTATACCTAATATAATAGGGAAGACAACCACCAAATAGGGATACAACTACGGTAAGGACAGATTATGCCTCGATAAGAAAAGCTCTATATAATCTCATACAGGTACAACTAGGATTGTCATGCCTGTATACAATAAAGATGTCTCAAGTTCTACTTGGAGGAAGGCTATCCATGATATAAATACAAGTCCTCctaggagaggaggggagattGAATAATCAACTTAAGACTTAGACAACATTGATCACATCAAGTCAAATCGCAAAGAGATATAGCCTTAGACCACTGACTGATGTCGTCAACAATAGCTTCTGCCTTCTCAATGAGATTTCTTGACAGGCTAGGTAGATACTCTTCGTACATTTTACTTATGATTTTCATCGCCTGTAATCTTTGTAAGCTGACTTAGGCCTATTACCTAGGGCTGCGTTCGGTAGCTCCATTAGTTACtttatctctctcgttttccgcgcgcacgtttttcgaactgctaaccgctgtattttttataaaaattttctataggaaagttgttttaaaaatcatattaatctattttatatttttaataattaataattaattaatcatgtactaatctattactacgttttacGTGTCGGGAATAAGTTACCTTATCCTCCAATACCAAACGCGGCCCTACTTTAAGAGCCTAAACTGGTATAACTTTTTATGTCCTAAGTTATTTCTAGTTGTATCTCTATTGCTATTCTCTGTACAGGACGATCCTACGACTGCTGAATATCGTCGTCAGATCTCGGAACTCTAATATATGTGTATGGGTTCGTTCTTGCTGTCGGGCACACGCGAACACACCGTTTGCACCCCTAGACCCCTGATTGATTTTGGACCCATGATTTCTCGCGTATGCCCCAATTAACGTTTTAGCATCCCTACCGTTCTAATTCTGAGAAAGAAAATGTAGTAACAAGAATGGTTTAAGAATTTTTCTAACTGTTTTAATTTCATTCATATGTAAGTCTATGATGGGGGTGATTACTTAGGAGTATGTGTTCTTTTCaagtgtataaaaaaataatgcagaaCCTGAATGCTCATACTCATCAAAGATATACAATGAAcggaaatataatttaaccatatatagatgataagAACAAATGATGCACTTTGCATGGATGAAAGTTCGATTTACTAGcgcatctttttttattacacatgAAAGACACGCGTACGCACTAGGGACCCGGATTCGGTAACATTGCTCCGTATTGTCGGTAACATTGAATCGCTGATGTAGGAGACCCACGTGGATCCAGACATATGTGGATCCCACACAACAGTGACTCAGTATCACCGAAAATATTACGGAACAGTGTCACCGAATCTGCGTTCACTAGATAGCACACACACCAAGCGAGGCTTAAGCACAACGACAGATTGTAAAAGTATGATCTTGCACGAGTGCAAGACCACCaatctgatcgatcgatcgatcatcggTCTAGACAAGCAGATTAAGAAGACGGGGCTCCGATTCCGTGCGCTCGACCTCCGGATGATCGCCTTcaccgccggcctccgccgcaACCAGCGCGTTGTTCAGGTCGAGCATCTccggctgctcctcctcgccgccggcggcccccacggcagccggcggcgccggcgccgcgccctcctccctgtGGCGTCGCATGTGCCCGCCGAGAGCCTGCCCCTGGCGGAACTCGAGCCCGCACACCGTGCACGAGTGCCACTGCTGCGCGGCCTGCCGGCtggccctcgccctcgcctccgccgccgcggcggcggcggctgctgctgctgctgctccgcctccgcgctcCTCCTGCCGCAGCCGCGCCTCCAGCCGCGTGTGCCCCGTCCGGTGCCCGCCCAGCGCCTGGAACGACAGGAACCTCCTGTTGCACGTCCTGCACTCGAAGTACTCGACGCGCGCCGCAGGCACcatgctgccgccgccgctcctcccctcGCCCGCACGCTG
Encoded proteins:
- the LOC121054485 gene encoding zinc finger protein ZAT5-like; its protein translation is MASGQRAGEGRSGGGSMVPAARVEYFECRTCNRRFLSFQALGGHRTGHTRLEARLRQEERGGGAAAAAAAAAAAAEARARASRQAAQQWHSCTVCGLEFRQGQALGGHMRRHREEGAAPAPPAAVGAAGGEEEQPEMLDLNNALVAAEAGGEGDHPEVERTESEPRLLNLLV